One Mus musculus strain C57BL/6J chromosome 2, GRCm38.p6 C57BL/6J genomic window, TTCATATTGTGACCTCAGCCCAGGCCCCTGACCTTCTTTGCTGGACACGTAGCACTTTTCGTGTGCACTACCTCTGTTGATCGGGATAGTGTGTGGTGATCTGTACACGAGAGTCAGAATGTCTTGGCTTTTCTGCTTCTGGGGGGGTGGTGGATGGCTTCTACTAGCCCCAGGCAGATCTGAGTCACACCGAAGCCTAGCCCCACTCACTCGCCCTTACACTTCACATTCCCCTCTGTGTGGAGCCTTTGATGTACCTAGAGTGGAAATCGCTGGCTTGCCAGCCTTGGTGTATACTCGTGGGGATTTTGGATTTAACTTGTGGGGTCTTTGACCTAGAAGCCCCTCTGGCCAGCCACTGTCCTTCAGGGCAGCTGTTCAGAGCTGATGACAGTCAGACTGGTTTTCCCCAGTGGGAGCTTGCTTGATACCAGCTCAGTAAAAGGTAATCGCCCTGGGGCTTCCTTCCCAGGCCCTCCTCTCAAGGAGCCAGCATCGTAGTACAAGGGTAGGCTGTTCCAGAGAGCAGAAGAGCAGTGCTCAAGTCCCTCATCTGTCCAAGCCCCCCGCCACCCCCACCTCAGAAAGTTCCTGGTTGAATTAGTGTAAATGATAGGGCCACCAGGACATCTATCCCCCCTGGAATGGGGGGTCAGGCCTACTGCAAGCCAGGGATTTCCTTCCCTCAGGTTGGaggccccccccccaaagctgcAGGCTCCtccacccagccccaccccaggcaGGGAAAAGCTGCTGCTGAGGTTCTCACAGGTGCCTCAGAACATGACTCACACACGCTCTCTAGTATCCAAGGGCAGCAGGAGCTGGCAGCAGAGACCCCAGCCTCTCCACAGACAGCCACTGAGGCACCGCATGAAAGAGGAGGTTCTTGCACAATGTGCTTTGATGGCCCTGGCAGCCTTTAGCCAGGGACAGGAGGTTTGGCAGATGCAGAGGAGGCTAGCAGGAGGCTCCTGTGCTTGGCTTAAAAACAGGACTTGCTCCCTGATGTCCAGCCCTGGGGGGAAAGGGAGGAGCAGAGGCTCTGAGTCCTGAATGGGAGGATAAAAGTGAAACCATCTCTGCGGGAGTACACAGTCTAGCTTTTTCTTCCCACCACTCTGCTTGGAACCTTTAGGGGTGCTAAGAGGGAAAGATGGGGGTGCTGACAGATACCCGAGGACAGTCAGCACACCCTTGTGATCAGCCGGGCTCCTCCCTACCCACAGCCCTTCCACTAGCCATGCTACTCAGCCTCGTGCCCTTTCCCACCCCCCTACGCTCTGTACTTGGGATCCATGTGTTCAAAGGCCACAGGACCAGGTGACCTCACCCTTGGCCCCCAGCCATTCCCAGGCCCAGCTGCTCTGGCAACGTGGGGCCTGTTGAGGGGCTTCAGCCCATGTTTAGCTGTATCGTCTGAGCGCTCATCCTTCATCTCTAAGCTCCTGGGGATGGGGACATAGGACTTGGCTTTGCCCGGAAATACAGatatggttgtggtggtggtgcttGCTCTTGGCTGATCCACCACTGGCTCAGGGCACCCTGGTTGGAGAAGAGTCCGTGGCTTGTCTGCGCTCAGGTGCTTTGGAGAGTGAAAGGGACGTGCTGGTGGGTATGCTGAGCAGCCAGGACGGTGGTCACTGATTCAAAGCAGAAAAGAGAGCCTCACAGAGCCTAGGGTTGTTTTTAGCTCTGCCATTTAGGAATGCTCTGATGTCCCTGGGGTTTGGACAGTGGCAGGTCCCCATGAATGGCCATTGGTCTTCCCAGTGCTTTCTCCTTGAGGATTGTCTACACTGCCCTGTCAGCTGAGTTTTTTCAGCTTCCTTTCTATGCTAGTGCAGTGTGTCTGTCCAGAGACGGCACCTAGTGAGCCCTGCCACTAGCCTAAGACCACAGAACTAACTGGGAAAAACTTGGCAAAGCGTGGAAATCCACAGGCTTGGTTTTCAGGGCTAAGCCTCGACCCATCAAGGACTTCTCCCAGAATGAATGACAGCAGTGGGGAAACTAAGCTGAAAAGCCTAGCCTGCAGGGTGGGAAGGCTCCTGAGGTGCCTGAGGAGGAGCGTGCACTGTCTGGCACCTCGCTTGGCAGCCTTTGTGCTTTGGAGACTAGATGGGAAGTGAACGGCTCTGTAGTCTGGCCACCCTCCCTCACCCCTGCAGTTGTGCATTGTCTTCACGTACAAGTGTGCAGTGCACAGCTCAGGCAGCTCTTTCTGGCCTTTGTCACTTAGAGCTTGGGATCAGTCTGTCCCACGTGTGTACAGGGGACATCTACAAAGCCCAAGTTAAGGATCGTGCCTGGTCATGGGTATCCTCAGGCTTCCTGGGGCAACCCCCTCGCCCTCCCTGCCCACTACCTGACATCTTGCCTATCAAGGAAAACTGAGGGACAGGGCAAACCTTAGAAGGACCAATGGCTTGTCTCCTTGCTGGCTTTGATCGTAGCCTAATAATCTTTACCGATAGTGACGCTCCGAGCTACCTTTCCCTAGAATCTGAACCAAATTATTGGGGGCTGCCTCCTAGGGCACACTCAGGCCTCCCCTTTCTTAGGACTTTTCTAGAAAGATTCAGTTATGGCCCTCCTGCTTTATGTGTCACATAAAGTATCTTGAGAGAATGGATTTGCCCATCCCCTACCCTGCAGGCAGGTTCTCCGACTCAAcacctctgcctgtctctctttcttccgTGGCTAGTCTCAGAAGCCCAGGGTTGAGGGAGGAGTTAGTACTTTGGTCGAGTTTCTGAAATGCTCCTACTACCTAGCCCTGTTCTGGCTGTGTTCTCAGAGCCCCTCTTCTTGAGTGTCTagtggggagaaaggagaggtctGGTTGTCACTTTCACTCCTCCTGTGCCTTAGCACTGTTACCTGCAGCACTCCTCAGACTGGCAGGGACTTAATTCATGGCCACTTTAAGctagaaggagagaaggggagccAGTCCTTGAACAGCTACTGAGAGTCTGACTGTTACAGCTGGAGGACAAGAGCAGGAGTGAAGTGAGCCAGAGTCGTTttgggtgagggagggagggtgggccACAGTGGAGGAAGAGGGGGCAGTGACCAGGTATTCTCATTGCCTGCCTTCTGCCCTGCAGCTTGGAGGGATTCCATGACACACACTCGGAGGAAGTCCCTTCCTATGCTAAGTTCCGGCCCCACTGGCCGAGGGGAACCCCTGCAGATGGAAGACAGCAATATGGAGCAGGGGACTGAAGACGTGGAGCCGGGCATGCCTGAGAGCCCTGGGCACCTTACGGGGCGCCGCAAGAACTACCCATTGCGCAAACGTTCACTGGTTCCCGAGAAGCCCAAAGCCTGCAAAGTGCTGCTGACTCGCCTGGAAAACGTGGCTGGCCCGCGAAGCGCAGATGAGGCAGATGAGCTGCCCCCTGACCTGCCCAAGCCCCCGAGTCCGACCTCGTCCAGTGAGGATGCTGGTCTCGTGCAGCCCCGCAAGCGGCGCCTCGCCTCCCTTAATGCAGAGGCCCTTAATAATCTGCTACTGGAGAGGGAGGAGACCAGCAGCCTGGCAGGTGCCCGCCGAAGCAGAGGCGGGGACCCTCACCGTAGCCGGGACCGGGCCACGGGGTCCTGGTCTTTCTCCAAGAAGCGACCTAGGCTGGGTGATCTTGGAGAAGGAAGTAGGGACCTGTCCCCAGAGCTAGCCCCAGATGAAGGTGCCCGTCGAGATGGAGACCCGGCTCCCAAGAGACTGGCTAGCTTAAACGCCGCTGCCTTCTTAAAACTCAGCCAGGAGCGGGAGCTACCTCTTCGACCTTCTCGtgctcaagcagaagcagatgggcGCTCCACCGAGCCCCTGGCACCCAGGATCCTGCGGCCAAAGGTCAACGGCAAGAACTGTCCCAAGGCTCGGCAAGGAGCTGGCTCTGGGGAGGCTACAGGGCCTCCCAACTGGCAAGAGCAGCCCAATGAGCGTTGGCCGTCTGCTCCTCCTCATGGGCCACCCAcccagccatctcaccaggccccagGCAAGGCTCTGGAGAACCCGTTGCGCCCCAACCTGCCTCTGCTGATGGGTGGGCAGGCAGCCCTGAAGCCAGAGCCTGGGCGTCCAGGAGAGGAGTCACCTGCCCCCAAGCAGGAACTGCATCAGCCCTCCTTCCCTGCGCCTCAGCTGTCTCCGCTGCCGATGCCTGGCAACCCAGCCGACTACAGTGGTCCATGTGGTGGGCCTGAGCTCACAGCGCTGGGCAGCTTCTACCTGTACTGTGGCCAAGATGGGCTGCAATGTGGGGCTTACTCCCCttgccccatgctcccagaaggCAAGCTGTCTCCGGTGGCAGCCCCCAATGAGGGGCTGCTCATGGCCCCCAGCTCAGTGCCCTCTGGCGTCCCTTTCCAGCACCCTCCTTGGAGCGCACCTCGCTACTGCTCCAGTGAGGACACTGGAGCGAATGGCTACAGCATCTGTGGAGTgttgcctctgtctctcacacacattgGCACTACCTGTGGTGGCTGCCCCTACAAAATGCCTTTTACCGCAGGTAAGCCTTGTGGGGACACATGgtatgctgggggggggggttaagacATGGTATTCCAGGAGGCTCTGGACAGGGGCTCTGTTGGTTCTGTGTACTACCTGGGAGGCAGGAACCTTGGAGGAGGGAACCTCTTCTCATTTAGGCAATGTTTTCAGCCTAGGAACTGTCCCAGGAGTGTCCCACGGTTAGCTCTTAGGGCCTGTTTTGCCTAGACTGTCAGTGAGATTTCTCAGCTTGGAAGTTAATAACATTGCCACGGAACAGGACAAGAAGGTTTTCCTCCCATATTGGAATTCCCCTTAGACTCCTAGGCACAGGAGTTAGGGCCTTCTGTAAGCCCTGTGGTACAAGTCTATAAGCTCAGCTACGTAGAAGGCTGAGTCACacttcaaggccagctagggTTACAGAAAGAGACCCCGTCtctaacaaaaatagaaaaggcTTGGGGCTTAGCCATGATAGGAATGTCAGCTTAGTGTGTATGCATGGGGTTCAACCCCCAGTCCTGGGGGAGAAAGAATCAAATTAGGGTGAACCAAGCCATTCCTGTGAGCCTTCTTCTGTCCTGGGCTTTCCCTCTCCCCTTGGAAAGCTGCCATTCTTCGTGTTCCAGGAGTCCAGACCGTCTACATGCTGGCTGAGTTTAGCCTTCATAGGAAGGTTATGGGTTCAGGAAGTTATACCAGGGGTAGTGGGAGTTTTGCTCTAGTATACAGGCTTTGAAAAAGACAAGGTGCACAGACATGGCATGTGTGAATAGTTGTGTGTAGACAGGGTAGGTGTGCATACGAGAAGAGAGCAGCAGTGTTCTCTGCTGTGGTCACAGTGGGCTCAGACACCAGAATGGTTCCTGCCCAGCACGAACGGCGTTAGACTGGAAAGGTGGGCCACACGGTCTCTGCAGGCTGCTTTCTCCAGCCTCTGGGTAGGAATGAGGAGTCTAAAGCCATCCTGACCAGCAGGTCTGCCCTGTGTGAGAGGTGAGGGCTGGGCTGGGCCTTCTCTCCgcacttcctccctctccccacacccctTCATGTGGGGGTCTATAAAACAACTTTATAGACCACTTGGCTCTGGCCAGACTGGTTATATCAGGTTCTAGCATGAACTAGAGTCTTAAGAAACAAGAGCAGGCTGCTTCCTGGCTTTTCTTCTTAGACCCTCACCCTGATAAGGAAGACCACCAGTAAGCACTGTGTGCCAAGAGCCGTTCTCAGTGCTCAACACACAGGTCTCAAAAGGTGTGTAATTAGGCAGACTCAGCCAAACTACCTGAGTTAAAATGTGTGCCCCCCCCTCCTCATGGCCATTGGATGAGCCAGTAACTGCTCTGTCTGTTTCCTTCATTGTAAAGTGGTAGTAACAGTACCTACCTCAGGGATGCTGTAAGGGTGAAATGAGTTaatatgtaaataaggaaaacagtcaggAAATTCTGCGTCAGACTTGAAAGCACTACTTAACATTTCTCAGAGGGGCCAGAGGGACTTGCCTGAGGTCACATGGCTGGTAAGTGGTAGGTGTGGGACTCATATTCCAGTCTGTCTGACTCCAGAACCCCCTGCTCCTTAGTACTGTGAAAACCCTAGAGAAGCTTAAGTCAGAGCTAATGAAGATGTTTTTGCCATCACTTGGTCCAGTTAGAAAGGGACACATGAGTGTCTGCAGCCCAATTTCCAAGATGGAGAAAGGCCCCTGTCCCATCTGGCCTTTGAGTTGCACCTTGGAACTAAGTGAGGCTTGAGACCTGAAAGCAGATCGTAGAGGGGTCACCACTAATCCTACCTACCTGCCTTGACCCACTCTCCTTTTTCTAGAAGGCTGCAGGTCGCTCGGCCAATTGGAatttcctctcccagaagctggcCACCCAGCCTCACCTGCTCACCCCCTCCTGGGATGCCCTGTGCCCAGTGTGCCACCTGCTGCAGAGCCTATCCCCCATCTTCAGACGCCCATCTCGGAGCCCCAGACAGTAGCCCGGGCGTGCCCTCAGAGCGCCAAGCCTCCGAGTGGCTCCAAGTCAGGTCTGCGCACAGGCTCCAGCTGCCGGCACGCTGTGAGGAGCAAGGCTGCCCGCAGGCCCAGCCACCCCAAGCAGCCGCGTGCCCAGCGCCCACGTCCTCGCCGCCGCCGGCGCCGCCGCACTAATGGCTGGGTGCCTGTAGGTGCTGCCTGTGAGAAGGCAGTGTATGTCCTGGTGAGTGTTAGCTCTTAGCTGATGGGAACAGGACAGGGacccagcgccccccccccccccccgcccctctccCAGTCCTGAACCATGTGCCCTGGTGGTTTCTGTTTGTCATTTATTCTGAGTGACCTGAGTCTTCAGATTCTTATCCCTGTTCAGTCCATTTTCTACCCTACACTAAAATGGGGGTCttttggaggagttggggtagaCCCAGAAAGTTAGATGATGGAAcactgggaggtagaagcagtaTCAACCAAATGTATTGAGCACTTCTGAAATTTGACATTCGAGCTAAGCACTTGGCATGCCCTGTGCTCTGTAGTCCTCACCACTACCATATGTCAATTGTCCCTCCACAGTCTCTCCCAtagagaaggaaactgaggcttagataACTTGACCAAGGCTTTGCCACTTAAAATGATTAAGGGTTCCGATTCAGACTGCACCATCAGTGCAGATGCTCAGAGAGCCAGCCACATTGCCACCAGAGTCACTTTGTTCCCCACCCTCAGTCCTTTCCCCAGAAACCAGGCTAGGGGAGGAGGACCCAGCCTGCGCTGTGCTTACAGACTTGACTGCCTTGATGAAGAGAGTGGATTTTATTTCCTGCTTCCCTCCATTCTCACTCTGAGTGTGGCACTGAAGACTTATTTGTGTCATTGGTTTGTCACCCAGGATGAGCCAGAACCTGCCATCCGAAAGAGTTACCAGGCAGTCGAGCGACATGGAGAGACAATCCGGGTCCGAGACACTGTCCTCCTCAAGTCAGGCCCAAGAAAGACGTCTACACCTTATGTGGCCAAGATCTCTGCCCTCTGGGAGAACCCTGAGTCAGGTACCTGTTCCTCAGACTGGGAACTAAAGGAACAGCTGCCCTCAGTTGGCCCCTGCCTAGAGTTTTGCCTGGCACAAGACCACCATTCTTGGCAGAGCCTGCCCACCCTTCATCCGGGGTCTGTCTCCTGTGGAGGCTGTAGCAACCTTGTGACTTGAGGTTGAATCTGTGTACTCACTCTGTTAGCCACCAGAGCCTGAGCACTTGCCCCATACCTCATCTGCCAGAGCCTTCTTCCCATCTCCCTATGTCCAACAGCATTCCAGGCTGCTGAATGCTTGGCCGTGGTCAGAGGACACAGGTGGCCAGAGCCTGCAGGATTGGGCCAGTAGCAGGGGTTGGACAGACCTCTAGGGCAGGTGGCCAGCTCTAGCCATGACCTCTTCTCTTGTCCCCTAGGAGAGCTGATGATGAGCCTCCTGTGGTATTACAGGCCTGAGCACTTACAGGGAGGTCGCAGCCCCAGCATGCATGAGGTGAGCTGCctggcaggggagggggcagaacAAGAGGTTGTGGCATTAAAACACACATATAGGGAGGGGACAGCTAGCAGGCAGCCAAGTCCCCTGGGGTTTAgcctcccaaacactgtctcaacTGATGTTCCAAATGGGAATAATGACCCTTGAAGGCCAGGAGCTTTGAAATGGGAATTAGCAGTTAGATTCTAACCACAGGATGGTGAGGTAGCTCGCTCACCCAGCTCCTTTAGTACCTGCAATACGCAGACTCTCAGAGCTGAGGCCCTACAGGCTGAGGACAGGCCAAGCACACCTTTCATTCCCTTCCCTTTTGAaggacttttctttttattttctttttttctttcctttcttttttgttttgtttgtttgttttgctttgctttgctttgctttgctttgctttgctttgctttgctttgctttttgtttttgagacagggtctcaccatatagctctggctagcctgaacTGGATAgggtagaccaagttggccttgaactcacagagataccaccactaggattaaaggcatacaccagcaCACTGCCCCATTTGTGGGACCTTTCATTTCATGGGGGAGAAAGGGGtcagtttccttttctcttaGGGCCGGTGTGAGCAGTCAGGTCAAGACTTAGTCTACTCTGACTCCCTCGCTTGCTGAAGGTGGCTAAAGCCAGCACGTTCCTAGAGTTAGGTGCCTCTTTCTAGCTCCCATAACCAACTAAGCTGCTCCTGTCTCTCCTTGAGCCTTTGCAGAATGAAGTTTTTGCATCAAGACATCAGGACCAGAACAGTGTGGCCTGCATTGAAGAGAAGTGCTATGTGCTAACCTTTGCTGAGTACTGCAGGTAGGTAGTACTCTGCACCAGTACCTGGCCTCGTCCCTCAGATTCGGCTAGAGTGATTTGGGGGAACTGCATGGAGTTTCAAGGAAATAACTATGCTCTAGGCCCAGAGTCTTACAGACTCAGAGTATTCTTCTCTAAAACCTTCCTTTAACAccttttttgttgtggtggtttggtt contains:
- the Bahd1 gene encoding bromo adjacent homology domain-containing 1 protein isoform X3, yielding MGKLAWRDSMTHTRRKSLPMLSSGPTGRGEPLQMEDSNMEQGTEDVEPGMPESPGHLTGRRKNYPLRKRSLVPEKPKACKVLLTRLENVAGPRSADEADELPPDLPKPPSPTSSSEDAGLVQPRKRRLASLNAEALNNLLLEREETSSLAGARRSRGGDPHRSRDRATGSWSFSKKRPRLGDLGEGSRDLSPELAPDEGARRDGDPAPKRLASLNAAAFLKLSQERELPLRPSRAQAEADGRSTEPLAPRILRPKVNGKNCPKARQGAGSGEATGPPNWQEQPNERWPSAPPHGPPTQPSHQAPGKALENPLRPNLPLLMGGQAALKPEPGRPGEESPAPKQELHQPSFPAPQLSPLPMPGNPADYSGPCGGPELTALGSFYLYCGQDGLQCGAYSPCPMLPEGKLSPVAAPNEGLLMAPSSVPSGVPFQHPPWSAPRYCSSEDTGANGYSICGVLPLSLTHIGTTCGGCPYKMPFTAEGCRSLGQLEFPLPEAGHPASPAHPLLGCPVPSVPPAAEPIPHLQTPISEPQTVARACPQSAKPPSGSKSGLRTGSSCRHAVRSKAARRPSHPKQPRAQRPRPRRRRRRRTNGWVPVGAACEKAVYVLDEPEPAIRKSYQAVERHGETIRVRDTVLLKSGPRKTSTPYVAKISALWENPESGELMMSLLWYYRPEHLQGGRSPSMHENEVFASRHQDQNSVACIEEKCYVLTFAEYCRFCAMAKRRGEGLPSRKTALVPPSADYSTPPHRTVPEDTDPELVFLCRHVYDFRHGRILKNPQ
- the Bahd1 gene encoding bromo adjacent homology domain-containing 1 protein isoform X1; translated protein: MGKLAWRDSMTHTRRKSLPMLSSGPTGRGEPLQMEDSNMEQGTEDVEPGMPESPGHLTGRRKNYPLRKRSLVPEKPKACKVLLTRLENVAGPRSADEADELPPDLPKPPSPTSSSEDAGLVQPRKRRLASLNAEALNNLLLEREETSSLAGARRSRGGDPHRSRDRATGSWSFSKKRPRLGDLGEGSRDLSPELAPDEGARRDGDPAPKRLASLNAAAFLKLSQERELPLRPSRAQAEADGRSTEPLAPRILRPKVNGKNCPKARQGAGSGEATGPPNWQEQPNERWPSAPPHGPPTQPSHQAPGKALENPLRPNLPLLMGGQAALKPEPGRPGEESPAPKQELHQPSFPAPQLSPLPMPGNPADYSGPCGGPELTALGSFYLYCGQDGLQCGAYSPCPMLPEGKLSPVAAPNEGLLMAPSSVPSGVPFQHPPWSAPRYCSSEDTGANGYSICGVLPLSLTHIGTTCGGCPYKMPFTAEGCRSLGQLEFPLPEAGHPASPAHPLLGCPVPSVPPAAEPIPHLQTPISEPQTVARACPQSAKPPSGSKSGLRTGSSCRHAVRSKAARRPSHPKQPRAQRPRPRRRRRRRTNGWVPVGAACEKAVYVLDEPEPAIRKSYQAVERHGETIRVRDTVLLKSGPRKTSTPYVAKISALWENPESGELMMSLLWYYRPEHLQGGRSPSMHEPLQNEVFASRHQDQNSVACIEEKCYVLTFAEYCRFCAMAKRRGEGLPSRKTALVPPSADYSTPPHRTVPEDTDPELVFLCRHVYDFRHGRILKNPQ
- the Bahd1 gene encoding bromo adjacent homology domain-containing 1 protein isoform X2 yields the protein MGKLAWRDSMTHTRRKSLPMLSSGPTGRGEPLQMEDSNMEQGTEDVEPGMPESPGHLTGRRKNYPLRKRSLVPEKPKACKVLLTRLENVAGPRSADEADELPPDLPKPPSPTSSSEDAGLVQPRKRRLASLNAEALNNLLLEREETSSLAGARRSRGGDPHRSRDRATGSWSFSKKRPRLGDLGEGSRDLSPELAPDEGARRDGDPAPKRLASLNAAAFLKLSQERELPLRPSRAQAEADGRSTEPLAPRILRPKVNGKNCPKARQGAGSGEATGPPNWQEQPNERWPSAPPHGPPTQPSHQAPGKALENPLRPNLPLLMGGQAALKPEPGRPGEESPAPKQELHQPSFPAPQLSPLPMPGNPADYSGPCGGPELTALGSFYLYCGQDGLQCGAYSPCPMLPEGKLSPVAAPNEGLLMAPSSVPSGVPFQHPPWSAPRYCSSEDTGANGYSICGVLPLSLTHIGTTCGGCPYKMPFTAGCRSLGQLEFPLPEAGHPASPAHPLLGCPVPSVPPAAEPIPHLQTPISEPQTVARACPQSAKPPSGSKSGLRTGSSCRHAVRSKAARRPSHPKQPRAQRPRPRRRRRRRTNGWVPVGAACEKAVYVLDEPEPAIRKSYQAVERHGETIRVRDTVLLKSGPRKTSTPYVAKISALWENPESGELMMSLLWYYRPEHLQGGRSPSMHEPLQNEVFASRHQDQNSVACIEEKCYVLTFAEYCRFCAMAKRRGEGLPSRKTALVPPSADYSTPPHRTVPEDTDPELVFLCRHVYDFRHGRILKNPQ
- the Bahd1 gene encoding bromo adjacent homology domain-containing 1 protein isoform X5 gives rise to the protein MTHTRRKSLPMLSSGPTGRGEPLQMEDSNMEQGTEDVEPGMPESPGHLTGRRKNYPLRKRSLVPEKPKACKVLLTRLENVAGPRSADEADELPPDLPKPPSPTSSSEDAGLVQPRKRRLASLNAEALNNLLLEREETSSLAGARRSRGGDPHRSRDRATGSWSFSKKRPRLGDLGEGSRDLSPELAPDEGARRDGDPAPKRLASLNAAAFLKLSQERELPLRPSRAQAEADGRSTEPLAPRILRPKVNGKNCPKARQGAGSGEATGPPNWQEQPNERWPSAPPHGPPTQPSHQAPGKALENPLRPNLPLLMGGQAALKPEPGRPGEESPAPKQELHQPSFPAPQLSPLPMPGNPADYSGPCGGPELTALGSFYLYCGQDGLQCGAYSPCPMLPEGKLSPVAAPNEGLLMAPSSVPSGVPFQHPPWSAPRYCSSEDTGANGYSICGVLPLSLTHIGTTCGGCPYKMPFTAEGCRSLGQLEFPLPEAGHPASPAHPLLGCPVPSVPPAAEPIPHLQTPISEPQTVARACPQSAKPPSGSKSGLRTGSSCRHAVRSKAARRPSHPKQPRAQRPRPRRRRRRRTNGWVPVGAACEKAVYVLDEPEPAIRKSYQAVERHGETIRVRDTVLLKSGPRKTSTPYVAKISALWENPESGELMMSLLWYYRPEHLQGGRSPSMHENEVFASRHQDQNSVACIEEKCYVLTFAEYCRFCAMAKRRGEGLPSRKTALVPPSADYSTPPHRTVPEDTDPELVFLCRHVYDFRHGRILKNPQ
- the Bahd1 gene encoding bromo adjacent homology domain-containing 1 protein isoform X4, with product MTHTRRKSLPMLSSGPTGRGEPLQMEDSNMEQGTEDVEPGMPESPGHLTGRRKNYPLRKRSLVPEKPKACKVLLTRLENVAGPRSADEADELPPDLPKPPSPTSSSEDAGLVQPRKRRLASLNAEALNNLLLEREETSSLAGARRSRGGDPHRSRDRATGSWSFSKKRPRLGDLGEGSRDLSPELAPDEGARRDGDPAPKRLASLNAAAFLKLSQERELPLRPSRAQAEADGRSTEPLAPRILRPKVNGKNCPKARQGAGSGEATGPPNWQEQPNERWPSAPPHGPPTQPSHQAPGKALENPLRPNLPLLMGGQAALKPEPGRPGEESPAPKQELHQPSFPAPQLSPLPMPGNPADYSGPCGGPELTALGSFYLYCGQDGLQCGAYSPCPMLPEGKLSPVAAPNEGLLMAPSSVPSGVPFQHPPWSAPRYCSSEDTGANGYSICGVLPLSLTHIGTTCGGCPYKMPFTAEGCRSLGQLEFPLPEAGHPASPAHPLLGCPVPSVPPAAEPIPHLQTPISEPQTVARACPQSAKPPSGSKSGLRTGSSCRHAVRSKAARRPSHPKQPRAQRPRPRRRRRRRTNGWVPVGAACEKAVYVLDEPEPAIRKSYQAVERHGETIRVRDTVLLKSGPRKTSTPYVAKISALWENPESGELMMSLLWYYRPEHLQGGRSPSMHEPLQNEVFASRHQDQNSVACIEEKCYVLTFAEYCRFCAMAKRRGEGLPSRKTALVPPSADYSTPPHRTVPEDTDPELVFLCRHVYDFRHGRILKNPQ